One part of the Homo sapiens chromosome 19, GRCh38.p14 Primary Assembly genome encodes these proteins:
- the FLT3LG gene encoding fms-related tyrosine kinase 3 ligand isoform X3, giving the protein MTVLAPAWSPTTYLLLLLLLSSGLSGTQDCSFQHSPISSDFAVKIRELSDYLLQDYPVTVASNLQDEELCGGLWRLVLAQRWMERLKTVAGSKMQGLLERVNTEIHFVTKCAFQPPPSCLRFVQTNISRLLQETSEQLVALKPWITRQNFSRCLELQCQPGAPRPQSPGPAACGALTWPRPHPGEDTEAHRGESPARGCIAWTQRKLARGRSLPWAPLIPSPEWRQRQNPAPAPFTQLCTKPLSP; this is encoded by the exons gctgagctcGGGACTCAGTGGGACCCAGGACTGCTCCTTCCAACACAGCCCCATCTCCTCCGACTTCGCTGTCAAAATCCGTGAGCTG TCTGACTACCTGCTTCAAGATTACCCAGTCACCGTGGCCTCCAACCTGCAGGAC GAGGAGCTCTGCGGGGGCCTCTGGCGGCTGGTCCTGGCACAGCGCTGGATGGAGCGGCTCAAGACTGTCGCTGGGTCCAAGATGCAAGGCTTGCTGGAGCGCGTGAACACGGAGATACACTTTGTCACCAAATGTGCCTTTCAG cccccCCCCAGCTGTCTTCGCTTCGTCCAGACCAACATCTCCCGCCTCCTGCAGGAGACCTCCGAGCAGCTGGTGGCGCTGAAGCCCTGGATCACTCGCCAGAACTTCTCCCGGTGCCTGGAGCTGCAGTGTCAGCCCG GTGCCCCCCGTCCCCAGTCCCCAGGACCTGCTGCTTGTGGAGCACTGACCTGGCCAAGGCCTCATCCTG gggaggatactgaggcacacagaggggAGTCACCAGCCAGAGGATGCATAGCCTGGACACAGAGGAAGTTGGCTAGAGGCCGGTCCCTTCCTTGGGCCCCTCTCATTCCCTCCCCAGAATGGAGGCAACGCCAGAATCCAGCACCGGCCCCATTTACCCAACTCTGTACAAAGCCCTTGTCCCCATGA
- the FLT3LG gene encoding fms-related tyrosine kinase 3 ligand isoform X8: protein MTVLAPAWSPTTYLLLLLLLSSGLSGTQDCSFQHSPISSDFAVKIRELSDYLLQDYPVTVASNLQDEELCGGLWRLVLAQRWMERLKTVAGSKMQGLLERVNTEIHFVTKCAFQTPQPCHPHGVPGPWRPQPRQPRSPLCSSYCCCPWASCCWPLPGACTGRGRGGGHPALGSRCPPSPVPRTCCLWSTDLAKASSCGALNNAVRQTSIIPFYRGGY, encoded by the exons gctgagctcGGGACTCAGTGGGACCCAGGACTGCTCCTTCCAACACAGCCCCATCTCCTCCGACTTCGCTGTCAAAATCCGTGAGCTG TCTGACTACCTGCTTCAAGATTACCCAGTCACCGTGGCCTCCAACCTGCAGGAC GAGGAGCTCTGCGGGGGCCTCTGGCGGCTGGTCCTGGCACAGCGCTGGATGGAGCGGCTCAAGACTGTCGCTGGGTCCAAGATGCAAGGCTTGCTGGAGCGCGTGAACACGGAGATACACTTTGTCACCAAATGTGCCTTTCAG ACTCCTCAACCCTGCCACCCCCATGGAGTCCCCGGCCCCTGGAGGCCACAGCCCCGACAGCCCCGCAGCCCCCTCTGCTCCTCCTACTGCTGCTGCCCGTGGGCCTCCTGCTGCTGGCCGCTGCCTGGTGCCTGCACTGGCAGAGGACGCGGCGGAGGACACCCCGCCCTGGGGAGCAG GTGCCCCCCGTCCCCAGTCCCCAGGACCTGCTGCTTGTGGAGCACTGACCTGGCCAAGGCCTCATCCTG cGGAGCCTTAAACAACGCAGTGAGACAGACATctatcatcccattttacaggggaggatactga
- the FLT3LG gene encoding fms-related tyrosine kinase 3 ligand isoform X1 has protein sequence MTVLAPAWSPTTYLLLLLLLSSGLSGTQDCSFQHSPISSDFAVKIRELSDYLLQDYPVTVASNLQDEELCGGLWRLVLAQRWMERLKTVAGSKMQGLLERVNTEIHFVTKCAFQPPPSCLRFVQTNISRLLQETSEQLVALKPWITRQNFSRCLELQCQPDSSTLPPPWSPRPLEATAPTAPQPPLLLLLLLPVGLLLLAAAWCLHWQRTRRRTPRPGEQGRILRHTEGSHQPEDA, from the exons gctgagctcGGGACTCAGTGGGACCCAGGACTGCTCCTTCCAACACAGCCCCATCTCCTCCGACTTCGCTGTCAAAATCCGTGAGCTG TCTGACTACCTGCTTCAAGATTACCCAGTCACCGTGGCCTCCAACCTGCAGGAC GAGGAGCTCTGCGGGGGCCTCTGGCGGCTGGTCCTGGCACAGCGCTGGATGGAGCGGCTCAAGACTGTCGCTGGGTCCAAGATGCAAGGCTTGCTGGAGCGCGTGAACACGGAGATACACTTTGTCACCAAATGTGCCTTTCAG cccccCCCCAGCTGTCTTCGCTTCGTCCAGACCAACATCTCCCGCCTCCTGCAGGAGACCTCCGAGCAGCTGGTGGCGCTGAAGCCCTGGATCACTCGCCAGAACTTCTCCCGGTGCCTGGAGCTGCAGTGTCAGCCCG ACTCCTCAACCCTGCCACCCCCATGGAGTCCCCGGCCCCTGGAGGCCACAGCCCCGACAGCCCCGCAGCCCCCTCTGCTCCTCCTACTGCTGCTGCCCGTGGGCCTCCTGCTGCTGGCCGCTGCCTGGTGCCTGCACTGGCAGAGGACGCGGCGGAGGACACCCCGCCCTGGGGAGCAG gggaggatactgaggcacacagaggggAGTCACCAGCCAGAGGATGCATAG
- the FLT3LG gene encoding fms-related tyrosine kinase 3 ligand isoform X5, translated as MTVLAPAWSPTTYLLLLLLLSSGLSGTQDCSFQHSPISSDFAVKIRELSDYLLQDYPVTVASNLQDEELCGGLWRLVLAQRWMERLKTVAGSKMQGLLERVNTEIHFVTKCAFQPPPSCLRFVQTNISRLLQETSEQLVALKPWITRQNFSRCLELQCQPGAPRPQSPGPAACGALTWPRPHPAEP; from the exons gctgagctcGGGACTCAGTGGGACCCAGGACTGCTCCTTCCAACACAGCCCCATCTCCTCCGACTTCGCTGTCAAAATCCGTGAGCTG TCTGACTACCTGCTTCAAGATTACCCAGTCACCGTGGCCTCCAACCTGCAGGAC GAGGAGCTCTGCGGGGGCCTCTGGCGGCTGGTCCTGGCACAGCGCTGGATGGAGCGGCTCAAGACTGTCGCTGGGTCCAAGATGCAAGGCTTGCTGGAGCGCGTGAACACGGAGATACACTTTGTCACCAAATGTGCCTTTCAG cccccCCCCAGCTGTCTTCGCTTCGTCCAGACCAACATCTCCCGCCTCCTGCAGGAGACCTCCGAGCAGCTGGTGGCGCTGAAGCCCTGGATCACTCGCCAGAACTTCTCCCGGTGCCTGGAGCTGCAGTGTCAGCCCG GTGCCCCCCGTCCCCAGTCCCCAGGACCTGCTGCTTGTGGAGCACTGACCTGGCCAAGGCCTCATCCTG cGGAGCCTTAA
- the FLT3LG gene encoding fms-related tyrosine kinase 3 ligand isoform X2 has translation MTVLAPAWSPTTYLLLLLLLSSGLSGTQDCSFQHSPISSDFAVKIRELSDYLLQDYPVTVASNLQDEELCGGLWRLVLAQRWMERLKTVAGSKMQGLLERVNTEIHFVTKCAFQPPPSCLRFVQTNISRLLQETSEQLVALKPWITRQNFSRCLELQCQPDSSTLPPPWSPRPLEATAPTAPQPPLLLLLLLPVGLLLLAAAWCLHWQRTRRRTPRPGEQVPPVPSPQDLLLVEH, from the exons gctgagctcGGGACTCAGTGGGACCCAGGACTGCTCCTTCCAACACAGCCCCATCTCCTCCGACTTCGCTGTCAAAATCCGTGAGCTG TCTGACTACCTGCTTCAAGATTACCCAGTCACCGTGGCCTCCAACCTGCAGGAC GAGGAGCTCTGCGGGGGCCTCTGGCGGCTGGTCCTGGCACAGCGCTGGATGGAGCGGCTCAAGACTGTCGCTGGGTCCAAGATGCAAGGCTTGCTGGAGCGCGTGAACACGGAGATACACTTTGTCACCAAATGTGCCTTTCAG cccccCCCCAGCTGTCTTCGCTTCGTCCAGACCAACATCTCCCGCCTCCTGCAGGAGACCTCCGAGCAGCTGGTGGCGCTGAAGCCCTGGATCACTCGCCAGAACTTCTCCCGGTGCCTGGAGCTGCAGTGTCAGCCCG ACTCCTCAACCCTGCCACCCCCATGGAGTCCCCGGCCCCTGGAGGCCACAGCCCCGACAGCCCCGCAGCCCCCTCTGCTCCTCCTACTGCTGCTGCCCGTGGGCCTCCTGCTGCTGGCCGCTGCCTGGTGCCTGCACTGGCAGAGGACGCGGCGGAGGACACCCCGCCCTGGGGAGCAG GTGCCCCCCGTCCCCAGTCCCCAGGACCTGCTGCTTGTGGAGCACTGA
- the FLT3LG gene encoding fms-related tyrosine kinase 3 ligand isoform X4, whose protein sequence is MTVLAPAWSPTTYLLLLLLLSSGLSGTQDCSFQHSPISSDFAVKIRELSDYLLQDYPVTVASNLQDEELCGGLWRLVLAQRWMERLKTVAGSKMQGLLERVNTEIHFVTKCAFQTPQPCHPHGVPGPWRPQPRQPRSPLCSSYCCCPWASCCWPLPGACTGRGRGGGHPALGSRCPPSPVPRTCCLWSTDLAKASS, encoded by the exons gctgagctcGGGACTCAGTGGGACCCAGGACTGCTCCTTCCAACACAGCCCCATCTCCTCCGACTTCGCTGTCAAAATCCGTGAGCTG TCTGACTACCTGCTTCAAGATTACCCAGTCACCGTGGCCTCCAACCTGCAGGAC GAGGAGCTCTGCGGGGGCCTCTGGCGGCTGGTCCTGGCACAGCGCTGGATGGAGCGGCTCAAGACTGTCGCTGGGTCCAAGATGCAAGGCTTGCTGGAGCGCGTGAACACGGAGATACACTTTGTCACCAAATGTGCCTTTCAG ACTCCTCAACCCTGCCACCCCCATGGAGTCCCCGGCCCCTGGAGGCCACAGCCCCGACAGCCCCGCAGCCCCCTCTGCTCCTCCTACTGCTGCTGCCCGTGGGCCTCCTGCTGCTGGCCGCTGCCTGGTGCCTGCACTGGCAGAGGACGCGGCGGAGGACACCCCGCCCTGGGGAGCAG GTGCCCCCCGTCCCCAGTCCCCAGGACCTGCTGCTTGTGGAGCACTGACCTGGCCAAGGCCTCATCCTG a
- the FLT3LG gene encoding fms-related tyrosine kinase 3 ligand isoform X9, translating to MTVLAPAWSPTTYLLLLLLLSSGLSGTQDCSFQHSPISSDFAVKIRELSDYLLQDYPVTVASNLQDEELCGGLWRLVLAQRWMERLKTVAGSKMQGLLERVNTEIHFVTKCAFQTPQPCHPHGVPGPWRPQPRQPRSPLCSSYCCCPWASCCWPLPGACTGRGRGGGHPALGSRCPPSPVPRTCCLWSTDLAKASSWGGY from the exons gctgagctcGGGACTCAGTGGGACCCAGGACTGCTCCTTCCAACACAGCCCCATCTCCTCCGACTTCGCTGTCAAAATCCGTGAGCTG TCTGACTACCTGCTTCAAGATTACCCAGTCACCGTGGCCTCCAACCTGCAGGAC GAGGAGCTCTGCGGGGGCCTCTGGCGGCTGGTCCTGGCACAGCGCTGGATGGAGCGGCTCAAGACTGTCGCTGGGTCCAAGATGCAAGGCTTGCTGGAGCGCGTGAACACGGAGATACACTTTGTCACCAAATGTGCCTTTCAG ACTCCTCAACCCTGCCACCCCCATGGAGTCCCCGGCCCCTGGAGGCCACAGCCCCGACAGCCCCGCAGCCCCCTCTGCTCCTCCTACTGCTGCTGCCCGTGGGCCTCCTGCTGCTGGCCGCTGCCTGGTGCCTGCACTGGCAGAGGACGCGGCGGAGGACACCCCGCCCTGGGGAGCAG GTGCCCCCCGTCCCCAGTCCCCAGGACCTGCTGCTTGTGGAGCACTGACCTGGCCAAGGCCTCATCCTG gggaggatactga
- the FLT3LG gene encoding fms-related tyrosine kinase 3 ligand isoform X6 encodes MTVLAPAWSPTTYLLLLLLLSSGLSGTQDCSFQHSPISSDFAVKIRELSDYLLQDYPVTVASNLQDEELCGGLWRLVLAQRWMERLKTVAGSKMQGLLERVNTEIHFVTKCAFQETSEQLVALKPWITRQNFSRCLELQCQPGAPRPQSPGPAACGALTWPRPHPGEDTEAHRGESPARGCIAWTQRKLARGRSLPWAPLIPSPEWRQRQNPAPAPFTQLCTKPLSP; translated from the exons gctgagctcGGGACTCAGTGGGACCCAGGACTGCTCCTTCCAACACAGCCCCATCTCCTCCGACTTCGCTGTCAAAATCCGTGAGCTG TCTGACTACCTGCTTCAAGATTACCCAGTCACCGTGGCCTCCAACCTGCAGGAC GAGGAGCTCTGCGGGGGCCTCTGGCGGCTGGTCCTGGCACAGCGCTGGATGGAGCGGCTCAAGACTGTCGCTGGGTCCAAGATGCAAGGCTTGCTGGAGCGCGTGAACACGGAGATACACTTTGTCACCAAATGTGCCTTTCAG GAGACCTCCGAGCAGCTGGTGGCGCTGAAGCCCTGGATCACTCGCCAGAACTTCTCCCGGTGCCTGGAGCTGCAGTGTCAGCCCG GTGCCCCCCGTCCCCAGTCCCCAGGACCTGCTGCTTGTGGAGCACTGACCTGGCCAAGGCCTCATCCTG gggaggatactgaggcacacagaggggAGTCACCAGCCAGAGGATGCATAGCCTGGACACAGAGGAAGTTGGCTAGAGGCCGGTCCCTTCCTTGGGCCCCTCTCATTCCCTCCCCAGAATGGAGGCAACGCCAGAATCCAGCACCGGCCCCATTTACCCAACTCTGTACAAAGCCCTTGTCCCCATGA
- the FLT3LG gene encoding fms-related tyrosine kinase 3 ligand isoform X7, producing the protein MTVLAPAWSPTTYLLLLLLLSSGLSGTQDCSFQHSPISSDFAVKIRELSDYLLQDYPVTVASNLQDEELCGGLWRLVLAQRWMERLKTVAGSKMQGLLERVNTEIHFVTKCAFQTPQPCHPHGVPGPWRPQPRQPRSPLCSSYCCCPWASCCWPLPGACTGRGRGGGHPALGSRGGY; encoded by the exons gctgagctcGGGACTCAGTGGGACCCAGGACTGCTCCTTCCAACACAGCCCCATCTCCTCCGACTTCGCTGTCAAAATCCGTGAGCTG TCTGACTACCTGCTTCAAGATTACCCAGTCACCGTGGCCTCCAACCTGCAGGAC GAGGAGCTCTGCGGGGGCCTCTGGCGGCTGGTCCTGGCACAGCGCTGGATGGAGCGGCTCAAGACTGTCGCTGGGTCCAAGATGCAAGGCTTGCTGGAGCGCGTGAACACGGAGATACACTTTGTCACCAAATGTGCCTTTCAG ACTCCTCAACCCTGCCACCCCCATGGAGTCCCCGGCCCCTGGAGGCCACAGCCCCGACAGCCCCGCAGCCCCCTCTGCTCCTCCTACTGCTGCTGCCCGTGGGCCTCCTGCTGCTGGCCGCTGCCTGGTGCCTGCACTGGCAGAGGACGCGGCGGAGGACACCCCGCCCTGGGGAGCAG gggaggatactga
- the FLT3LG gene encoding fms-related tyrosine kinase 3 ligand isoform 2 (isoform 2 is encoded by transcript variant 4) — protein MERLKTVAGSKMQGLLERVNTEIHFVTKCAFQPPPSCLRFVQTNISRLLQETSEQLVALKPWITRQNFSRCLELQCQPDSSTLPPPWSPRPLEATAPTAPQPPLLLLLLLPVGLLLLAAAWCLHWQRTRRRTPRPGEQVPPVPSPQDLLLVEH, from the exons ATGGAGCGGCTCAAGACTGTCGCTGGGTCCAAGATGCAAGGCTTGCTGGAGCGCGTGAACACGGAGATACACTTTGTCACCAAATGTGCCTTTCAG cccccCCCCAGCTGTCTTCGCTTCGTCCAGACCAACATCTCCCGCCTCCTGCAGGAGACCTCCGAGCAGCTGGTGGCGCTGAAGCCCTGGATCACTCGCCAGAACTTCTCCCGGTGCCTGGAGCTGCAGTGTCAGCCCG ACTCCTCAACCCTGCCACCCCCATGGAGTCCCCGGCCCCTGGAGGCCACAGCCCCGACAGCCCCGCAGCCCCCTCTGCTCCTCCTACTGCTGCTGCCCGTGGGCCTCCTGCTGCTGGCCGCTGCCTGGTGCCTGCACTGGCAGAGGACGCGGCGGAGGACACCCCGCCCTGGGGAGCAG GTGCCCCCCGTCCCCAGTCCCCAGGACCTGCTGCTTGTGGAGCACTGA